AACTGGTATGTAGTATATCATGTTCGTTGTTCTCCTGCTTCCGAGCTTTTCGATTGCCTTATTCCAGAGAAAATATGCAAGACCAGAGCATAGGAGTCCAAGATAGAGCAAAGACACGATCACAGAAGCGTTCATGTTCAGAAGCTGATGAAACCTTCCAGCAGAGAAGGGAAGAAAAAGAACCATCCCCCAGAACATGATACCGGCGTTCTCTTTGAGGGTGAGACTTCCAAGCTTTTCCACGTGGTGTGTGTAAAAGACCCAGGACAGAGCGGCTCCGAATGCAAGAAGATCTCCAATCGGATTCAGTTTGAGAACGAATCGTCCGTTCAGTATGACGAGGGCAACTCCAAGAAATGAAAGCATCACACCGAGGTACATGCCCGCTGTTGTCCTCTTTTTCTGAACGATGTGTGAGAAGAGAAGAAAAAAGATGGGAGCGGACGAGACGATGATCGCAGCGTTGGTCGGCTCTGTGAACATGAGTGCAGAGTTCTCGAAAGCAAAATAACCAAAGACTCCCCAAAAGCCCGCCATGAAAATGTCTCTGTTGAACAGTTTCGGTCTTCCTGAAACCAGACTCAGAAAGAGGAAGGCGAGCAAAAACCTCAAAAAACCTGCAAGGAAAGGATTCAGAACCTGAACGACCACCTTTGTTGCGAGAAAAGAAACACCCCAGAGTACTATCACAAACCATGCGAAAAATCTTTCCAAGGGTTCATCTCTCCCTTCTCAGAACCTCTCCGATTCTTGGGACAAAATCCTTCTTTCTGGACATGACACCCTTCAATAGGAAAAGACCATCTTTCTTTTCCGCACCATCGAAAGCTTTCTCAAGTATCTTCTGGTCTCCTTCCACCATCACAAGGCTTGTCTCTTCTATCGGATTGGTGAATAGAACAAAGCAGTGTGTTACGCCAAGCTCTCCCCTGAGATTTTTCAGGGCACTGATGAATTTTTCTTTTTCCTTCAGCAAGACAGAAAAATCCGAAGTCATGATCTGAGAGACCGCAAAGGACTCTTCACCCATTTCGTACACCTTCACGTCTCTCTTCAGTAGCTCAAAGGGATCGACATTCTTCGGGATCTTCATTCCTTCCCTCAACAACCTTCTTGCGAAGTTTTCCAGATCGAGCTTTGTGATTTTGGCAAGGAAACTTGCCATCGCTCTGTCTTTCTCTGTCGTTGTGGAAAGCTTGAAGAAAAGAGTATCAGATATGATCCCTGCAAGAAGAACGCCGGCGATCTCTCTTTCTATCTTCACATCGTCCCTGAGGAAGAACTCTGTGACGATCGTTGAAGTACTACCCACGGGTTCGTTGTAAAAGAAGATCGGGTTCAAGGTGCTCAGACCACCGAGTCTGTGATGATCGATGATTTCAAGGATCTCTGCCTTTTCCACACCTTCCGGTGCCTGTGTGATCTCGTTGTGATCCACCAGGATGACTTTTTTTCTCACATCTTTCATCAAGTCTGTTCTCGTTATCACACCAAGAAGCTTTTCTTTCTCGTCTTCCACGAACGCTGCCCTCAGTTTGGATGTGAATACGATGTTCCTAACATCTTCGAGTGTGTCCTTCTTCGTAACCGTTGGAAACTTCTTACTCATCACCAGAGTCACGGGAAGAGCAAGGTTTATGAGCTTTGCCGCACCGAAGGCGTCGAACTTCACTCTCAGAACAGCTGCGTTTTTCTCCTTTGCGATCTCCAAAACCCTGCCGGAAACGGGTGCATTATTTACGACTATCATGAGTTTTGCTCCCTTTTCAAGAAGGGCAATCTGAGCGGGTTCGTTGTCACCAACTATGACCACGTCACCTATTTCGATTTTTCCAAGGAGCACGTGGAGTGCGTCAACGGCGATATGAACTTTTCCAGATATCGTTTTTTCTTTCAGGTGATCACACACAACTTCTGCCTTCAACACCCTGACAAGCTGTTCAAGAGGAACGGGATGTATGACGAGTGGCTCTATCTTCAGTCTTCTCACGTAAACCCGCGCAAGATTGCTTTCTGTGACCACTCCTATCATCTTCCCTTTGGACACCACAGGAACGTTCTTTATTCCTTTTCCTTCCATCAACATGGCGACATCGTAAACGGGTGTGTCCGGAGAGACGAAGATCGGATCTTTCAACTCGAGGTCTTCAACGATGGGTTCCAGTGTTTCAAGAAGAACTGGAGGCTTCACTTTGAAATAATCGAGAACAAAAAGGGCTTCACTCGTCAATTCCCCGCATCGTGCCGGGATGAATAGTTTTTTCTTCTCTACTACACCTTTGTAATGGGCGTACCCTATTGCAGAGCACACACTGTCCGTGTCTGGATTTCTGTGCCCCATCACGTACACTCTCTCCAAAGTTTTCACCTCCGTACTAGAAATTCTATCAGATGGTATAATCCTTAACAGCAAGAGATTGTTGAGAGGGGGAAGAAGGTGCTAAGAAAAGACATAGGAATCGACCTTGGAACGGCAAATACGCTCGTTTTCCTTAAGGGAAAGGGCATTGTTGTGAACGAGCCCTCCGTTATAGCGATAGATTCCAGCACAGGTGAAATACTGAAAGTTGGTCTTGAGGCGAAAAATATGCTGGGGAAAACTCCCGCAACCATAAAGGCTATAAGACCCATGAAGGATGGTGTCATAGCCGATTACACCGTAGCCCTTGTGATGTTGAGATACTTCATAAACAAAGCAAAGAACGGATTCAACCTTCTCAAACCACGCGTGGTGATAGGTGTTCCCATCGGCATCACCGATGTAGAAAGAAGGGCCATCCTGGATGCAGGACTCGAGGCCGGAGCGAGCAAGGTCTTTCTGATAGAAGAGCCCATGGCAGCAGCGATAGGTTCCAACCTCAACGTTGAAGAGCCTTCTGGAAACATGGTGGTGGACATCGGCGGTGGAACAACGGAGGTCGCGGTGATCTCTCTTGGCAGTATCGTTACATGGGAGTCGGTGCGCATAGCGGGAGACGAGATGGACGAAGCCATCATGCAGTACGTGAGGGAAACCTACCGCGTGGCGATCGGTGAAAGAACAGCAGAGAGAGTGAAGATAGAAATAGGGAACGTTTTCCCATCCAAGGAAAACGATGAACTCGAAACGACCGTTTCAGGGATAGATCTTTCCACAGGCCTTCCAAGAAAGCTCACGCTGAAAGGTGGAGAGGTGAGAGAAGCCCTCAAAAGTGTTGTGGTCACAATCGTGGAGAGCGTAAGGGCAACTCTGGAAAAGACTCCTCCTGAACTCGTCTCTGACATCATAGAGCGGGGGATCTTTCTCACCGGTGGAGGATCCCTTTTGAGAGGTCTGGACACGCTTCTTCAGAAAGAAACAGGCATCAACGTGATCAGAGCAGAAGAGCCCCTCACGGCCGTTGCGAAGGGAGCGGGGATGGTTCTTGAGAAGGTGAACATCCTGAAGAAACTTCAGGGTGCTGGATGATGAAAAGAGCGATCGTTTTTCTTTTGTTTTTAACCATCTTCTTTCTGAACGAAACGTTCGACGTCTCTGGCAAACTTCATCCTTTTTTCTACAGAGCATCGTTTCCCTTCCTGAAACTGAGGGCGTCAATCGAAGACGTCATCCTGAAACTGAAAAACAAAATCTATCCCGGAGACATCTACGTGGGTTCAAAAAGTGTTGGAAGTCTTTTTTTCGTTACGGGAAGGGGAAATGGGTACTTCTACATTCTCGGAGAGGTGAAAGAAGGGTCTCTTGTACTCGATCCCTTCAAAAGAAGGTTTCTTGGAATCGTTGTGGAAAAAGGTCCACTCTCGAAAGTGGAGACCGTATTTTCTGAGAATTTCGTTGATAGAGTACGAATAGAAAGCGTAAACAATTCAGTTGTGGGAGTGCTGAAGGGAGGAGACGTTCCGAAAGTTTCCATACTCGAGGATATGGATGTGACGGGATGGAAGGTGTTTCTGGAAGATGAAAAGTGGAACTTAGCTCTGAAAGACTTTCTTTTCGTTGGAACCGTGGCAGGGTACGATGGAGGGTACTTTCTTTTGAACGCAGAAAAGGACCTTCCCGACAGGGTGGCCGTGGTTGGGGTGGTAGAATGATTTACATTTTTGCCGTCCTGAGCGTTCTTTGGGATTTTGTCTTCAAAGACGTTCTGATGTTTTTCCCCGCCTTTCTTGGACTGGCTCTCTACAGGAGGAAAACCGTTCTTTTTTTTCTTGTTCTTCTGATCAGGTTTCTTGCCATGCCCAACTACTGGTACATAATCATCCTCTTTGCGTTTTTGATTCTTGACGTGCTGAGAAGTCACTTTTCCTCGATGATCCTGCCTGCTTCTGTTTTGATCGTTATAGGATGCGTTCCTTCTGGTTTTGTTTCTTTTGCTTTGTCTGCCCTTTTTGGGGTATTCCTACTTCTGTGGGTGAGGCGGCGGTGAAGAACAGATTGATTCTGCTTTTCATGGCGCTTTCGTTCGTTTTGATCATCATCAAGGCCTTTCAGATTCAGATCCTCGAACACGAGGAACACAAAAGGTACCTGGAACTTCTTCAAACAAGGATCGTGAAGTTGCTTGCTCCAAGAGGGAAGATTCTCACCAGTGATGGGAAGGTCCTTGCCAGAGATGAAGAGGTGTACATTCTCGATCCGTGGTTGAACAACATCGACGAACTGAAAAAAACTGGCCTTCTCACTTCAGAAGAGGTTCTTCGTCTTATCAGGGGTGAAAAGATCGTTCTCGACAAAGCCCGAGCGGACGTCCTCTCAAAAAAAGGAGCACGTATCAGTCTGGATTACAGGAGAAGATACGTTCCTATTGCTCCTCACGTTGTGGGGTACGTGAACGTGGATAGAGAAGGCATGTACGGTGTTGAACGTGTTTACGATGAGTTTCTGACGGGAGTCGAGGGAGTAAAGATGGTGTTCGTAGAGTCTTCCGGGAAAGTCACCTCGGAGGTTATGAAAAGCCCTCCAAAACCGGGAGAGGACATAACGCTCACCATCGACTCCAGAATACAGAAAGTTGCGGAAAAATCCATGGAAGAAGTTGGAAAGCCAGGCGCTGTGATTCTCTCCAGTGTGAAGACGGGAGAAATCCTTGCCCTGGCTTCTTTCCCCGAGTACAACCCCCAGGATTTCTATGAAGGGTTCACAAAAAGAGAGTGGGAAAGACTTCTGAGGGAATCACCTTCTCCTCTCATCAACAGGATGATCTCTTCCACTTACAACCCCGGCTCTGCCATCAAAATACTCTGGACTTTGGCTGCTCTTTTGAGCGGCATCGATCCAAATGAGAAGATCAACTGCCACGGTGTGTTCGAGTACAGAAACAGTAAAGGAGAAGTCGTTGCAAAATACAGAGACTGGAAAAAAGAAGGACACGGGCCAACGGATCTTGCAAAGGCGATCAGGGTTTCCTGTAACATCTACTTCTACCAGCTTGGATTGAAACTCGGTGTTGAAAAGATGACAGAAATTGCAAGAAAGTTTGGAATTTTCGAAAAGACAGGAATAGACCTTCCCGGAGAAAAAGAAGGCCTTCTTCCATCGCCCGAGTGGAAGATTACAAAGATCGGAGAGCCCTGGTATCCCGGTGATACCATCTTGATGTCCATCGGTCAGGGATACCTCGAAATTACTCCCATAGAGCTTTTGAGACTCGTCTCACTTGTGGCAAATAAAGGTGTGTTCTACAAGCCGCACGTGGTTAAAAAGATCGGATCAAAAGTGGTGAAACCGGAGATCGAAACACAGGTTCAGATCGACGAAAAAGTTTGGTCCTTCCTCAAAGATGCCATGGTCGATGTGACATCCTTTCGGGGAAATGAAAAAGAAGATCCCGGAACCGCGTACCACGTTTTCAGAGATTTTCCTTACAGAGTGGCTGGAAAAACGGGAACGGCAGAAACCTCAAACGGTGAACCACACTCGTGGTTTATAGGTTTTTCTCCTGCCGAGAATCCTGAAGTTGCGATCGTTGTGATGGTAGAACACGGAGGCTACGGTTCTGGTGCAGCTTCTCAGATTGCAAAAGAGGTCCTTTCTGAGTACTTCAAACTGAAAGAAAGTGCCCAAGAAACTCCCTCGTCCTCTCGTTCTCCGGATTAGAGAAGATCTTCTCGGGTGTACCGCTTTCAACGATCTTTCCTTCGTCCATGAATATCACTCTGTCGGAAACGTCCCGTGCGAACCTCATCTCGTGTGTTACGATCAGCATGGTTATGCCTGTTTGTGCAAGATCCTTTATGACGTCGAGAACTTCTTTAACGAGCTCTGGATCGAGGGCGGAGGTGGGCTCGTCGAAGAGCATGAGCTCGGGGTCCATCATGAGGGCCCTTGCTATCGCCACCCTCTGCTGCTGACCACCGGAGAGGTTCCCCGGCCTTTCGTTTATCTTGTCGATGAGGTCAACCCTCTCAAGCAGTTTTCTTGCTTTCTCAATGGCTTCTTCCTTCGACATGTTCTTCACTTTCACCGGTGCCAGTATGAGGTTGTCCAGAACGGAAAGGTGTGGAAAGAGGTTGAACTGTTGAAAGACCATTCCAATAGAACTTCTTATCCGGTTTATGTTTCTGTGGGTTATGAGTTCTCCTCTGAAATAGATCCTTCCCTCCTGGTACTCCTCAAGCAGGTTTATACAGCGAAGGAGGGTGCTCTTTCCACTTCCACTCGGACCTATTATCGATATCACTTCAGCCTTTTTCACTTCGAGGTCGATACCTTTGAGCACGTGAAGTTTTCCAAAGAACTTGTGGAGTCCCTCGATCTTCAATACGACGTCTCTCATATTTTCAACCTGCCTTCCACGAACTTCACCAGTCTGGAAACAGAAAAAGTAATGGCGAAATAAATCAGTGCCACCCCACCGTATATGGGAAAACTCATGAAGGTTCTGCTGACGATGTACTGGGCACTCCTCATGAGCTCGACTGTTCCTATCACCATCGCAAGGGAACTGTCCTTTGCGAGGGCGATGAACTCGTTTCCGAGTGCTGGAAGAATGTGCCTGAACGCCTGTGGAAGAATCACATGGACCATAGCCTGAAAGTGTGACATCCCAAGGGATCTTGCCGCCTCGTACTGTCCCTTTGGAACGGACTGTATCCCCGCTCTGACAATTTCTGCAACGTACGCTCCGCTGTTTATCCCGAGGGCAACGACAGCAGCCGTGAACCTGTCGAACTCAAGACCAAGTTCGGGAAGCCCGAAGTACACCAAAAAGAGCTGAACCATCAACGGAGTTCCTCTGATGAACTCCACGTAAACGGAGGATGGGTACCTTATGATCCGGTACTTCGAAAGCCTTCCCATACCGACGAAGATCCCTATGGCAAGTCCCATCGAAACCGAAAGAGAAGTAAGCTGAAGGGTGCGCAGGGCACCCTTCAGAAGAAGAGGCAGATTGTCTACGATCACTTTCAACCATTCTGGCATTCTTCATTCCTCCATCACTCTGAGAACCATTTTTCTATGAGCACGTCGTAGGGGCTCTTTTTCAGCTCCCTCAAAACACCGTTGATGAACTCGAGTAGATCCGTATCCTCTTTCCTCACGGCGATGCCGTACTGCTCGCTGGAGAGAACATCGCTCGAAATGAAAAGGTCAGGATTTTTCGCAACGAAAGCCTTCGCGGTCGCAGAGTCCAGCACCACAGCGTCCGCTCTTCCTCTCTTCAGTTCCAGGAAGGCATCGGTGAACTTGTCGAACCTGACGACGTTGATCCCATCGTATTTCGAAACCTCTATATCTCCCGTGGTTCCTATCTGAACCGCCACGGTCTTTCCCACAAGATCCTCGTAGGTCTTTGGTTGAAAGTTGCTGTCTTTTCTCACCACGATGACCTGCCCCGCATCGAAGTACGGGTCGGAGAAAGCCACCACTTTCTTTCTCTCTTCTGTGATCGTCATACCAGAGATGATCACATCGATCTTTTTCGTCAGAAGACTCGGAATGAGCCCATCGAAAGTCATGTCGACGATTCTGAGTTCCACACCTAGCTTTCTTGCTATCTCTTTTGCAAGATCTACATCGAATCCCACGATGTTTCCGTTTTCATCGACGAACTCAAAGGGTGGAAAGTCCGCAGAGAGTCCAACAAGAAGGTAACCTCTGCTTTTGATCTCGCCAATCGCACCTGCGAAGATCACCAGTGAGACGACGAGAAATCCTATGACAACCAGTTTCTTCATTCTATCACCCCTGATTCATTATACCACTTTTTTGCATATCAATGCTTTATGAAGAGAAGCCACAGTGCGAAGGCAAGCGCCAGGATCCATGTGAACCAATGCACTTCTTTGGTTTTTCCAGAAAAGAGCTTCACCAGAGCGTAAGAGATGATACCAAGAGCAATACCGTTTGCTATGGAGTACGTGAGAGGCATCGTTATGACTGTGATGAACGCGGGGATTGCCTCTGTTATATCGTCCCATCTAACCTTTCCGAGGTTTCCTATCATGAGGGCCCCAACGAAGATCAATGCGGGGGCGGTGGCATATCCGGGAACTGTCTGAGCAAGCGGAGCAAAGAAGAGCATGGCAAGCATACAGAGTGCCACAACGAGAGCGGTGAGCCCCGTTCTTCCACCCTCTGCGATCCCTGCACCGCTCTCTATGTAGGTGGTCACCGTGGAAGTTCCAAAGAGTGCTCCCACGGAAGTTCCTATGGCGTCTGAAAGAAACGCCCTGTTTGCCCTTGGAAGTTCTCCATTCTTCATGAAACCGGCACTCTGCGCAAGTCCTGTGATGGTGCCGAGCGTGTCGAAGAAGTCAACGAAGAAGAAGGTGAGAACGACGATCCAGAAATCAAGGCTCAAAAATCCAGAAAAATCGAGTTTCATGAACGTCGGGGAGATGTTTGGGATAGGTCCAACTATTCCCTGGTACTTTGTGACACCTATCCCTGGAATGGCACCAACAAGAGTCGCCACAAGAATTCCGATCATCACAGCACCCGGGACCTTTCTGTGGTAGAGCGCTACGATCACAAGAAGCCCGACAACCGTCACTAGAACCCCGGGATTTGTAAGATCTCCTAGAGAAACGGAAGTAGCGGGATTTGACACGACGATTTCCGCGCTTCTAAGTCCTATGAACGCGATGAAGAATCCGATCCCAGCCGAGATTGCGATCTTTATGGATTCAGGGATGATACCGGCCACGAACTTTCTAAACCCAACGAGAGTCAGACCTATGAAGATGAGCCCTTCTATGAAGACTGCTGCGAGTGCCACCCTCCAGTCGATTCCCATCCCAAGGCACACAGTGTAGGTGAAGTACGCGTTCAGTCCCATACCGGGGGCGAGTGCGAAGGGGTAGTTGGCAAAGAAAGCCATCACGAGTGTCGCTGTGGCAGACCCCAGGATCGTCGCGACCATGAAGGCTCCGAAGAACTGTTGATACAGGGGACTTCCCGCATCCACTCCAACCGCCTGAACGAGGATGGAGGGGTTCACGAAGACGATGTAAGCCATGGTGAGGAAGGTCGCAATACCGGCAAAGATCTCTGTCTTCACGTTCGTTCCGTTCTCTTTGAGATGAAACACACACCTCACCTCCGGTATAAAAAATTTAAAGGGGATCGAAAGATCCCGAGCTTTGTTTTGATTCTCTCATGTTTTCTTTAAGAGCACTTTAAACAAAAGAAAAGCGGGAGGAACACCCTCCCGCTCACTCACCGTACTCTTCCTTGAGGTACTCTTTTATCTTTTGATCAGCCGTCTTTATCGCTGTTTCCATATCGACTTTTCCGTTTATGAAGTCGGAAAACATGTTGCCAACCACCGTTCTGATCTCGTACCAGACGCCGATCTGTGGATCGAACACAGCGTTGTCTATCTGAGAAAGGGGTATTTCAAGCAGAGGATCGGACTTTGCTGCCTCCTTCCAGATGGAGGTCTCAAGAGCACTTCTTCTCACAGGGATGTAACCCGTGTTTATCGCCCAGTAGGCGGTCACCTCAGGGGAGATGAGGTACTTCATGAACTCCCAGGCTGCTCTTTTTTCCTCTTCACTTGCCGTGTTGAACATGATGATGTCCGTTCCTGCAAACGGCACCTTGTTCGTCACCCAGGTGGGAACGGGTGCCCAGCTCCAGGTGAACTTACCCTTCGTGGACTGCTCAACGTAGGGTCTTCCTGCTATCGTGCTTATGTACATCATGATCTTTCCCTGACCAAAAATCCCGTCGAGATATCCTCCCTGGAAGTACGCGATCCCATCGTCGACCATTTTCTTTACGAAGGAAAGAACGTCTCTTGTTTCCTGGCTGTCGATGTTGGATACCCACTTTCCATCGACCTTTTTCAGGATGGATCCACCGCGCAGTGTGAGAAGAATCTGGAAGAAGTCAACGGTCGTTCTGAATCCATATCCATACTGGTCGATCTTTCCGTCTCCGTCCAGATCTTCTGTCATGATACGTGCTGCCTCGTAAAGCTCATCGATCGTTTTGGGAACATCGACACCGTACATTGCGAAGGCATCTGCGTTGTAGTAGAGTATGTAGAGGCTCTTGTTGAACGGAACAGCGTATATGGTGTCTCCCCACATACAGTTATCTCTCAAAGGTTTGAAGATGTCTTCCCACTCTTCTTTCGTGAGGCCTATCTTTGGATCGTTCACGAACTCGTTCAGAGGCTGCACGACTCCACTCTGTATGAGTTTTGCCGTCCAGTTAGAGTACGCCTGTGCGATGGTGGGAAGCTCTCCTGCCTGTGCGGCGGCGAGGAGTTTCTGGGAAAGAGCTCCATAGTTTCCAACGTAGACCGCTTCCACCTCGATATCGGGATGGAGTTCGTTGAAGGTGTTCACTATCTCCTGAAGGGTCTTTCCGTGCCCACCACCCATGGCGTGCCAGAACGTGACCTTCACCTTCGAAAGGGCCAGAACACTCAAAGCTACCATCAAAAGAACAAGAACCTTCTTCACAAAAATCCCTCCCTTTTTGGAATTTCACCACACTGAATTATACCGCATAGGTTATAATTTGAATGTGAAGAAAACACAAGGAAGTGAGGGCTGAAGATGAAGGCATCGAAAAAACTCAAAGAGACGGTTCTTGCGTATCTTTTTCTGCTTCCCTCGCTTGCGGTCCTTGGTATGTTCGTCTTCTGGCCAGTTGGTTTTTCCTTCGTTCTGAGTTTCTTCAAGTGGGACTTCAGAAACATGAAGAATCCCTACTTCACAGGGCTCGACAACTACATCGAGATCTTTCGATTCGACTATCCTCCAAAGTACTCTTTCATTTTCACCGTTCTGAACAGCTTCTTTCATCTTGCTGTTGCCGGTGCTGTTGTGCTCCTTGTGGTTCATCTGCTGAGGAAGAGATCACTCTCCGGTGTTCTTCCTAACGCCATGATTGTGCTACTATACATTGCTTTGAATCTCTTCAGCCTGAAAAATCCCATCCTTTCCTTTTTTGCAGCGGCCATCTCCTGGTCGTGGCTCGTGTACGATTTCAAGAAAGTGGAGATGAAAAACACCTGGCTTTGGTTCATTCTGTTTCTTGTGGTCTTCACTTTTGTGGAACTTCGTTCATCTCTTCCCGGGATGGTGAACTTCCTACTAGACGCAAAGGACAAAAATCTCTTTCTCAAAGCCCTCACGAACACCCTCTACTACGTGATACTCAGTGTTCCCTCTCAGATCTTTCTGTCTCTTGTGATAGCCCTTCTTCTGAACAGCAACGTCAGGTTCAGGGTCTTCTTCAGAACGGCCTACTTCATTCCTTTCGTCACCTCCGTTGTTGCCATATCTCTCGTCTGGAAGTGGATATTCAACGACGAGTTCGGTCTTCTGAACTACATCCTTTCACTGTTCAACATAGATCCCATCTCCTGGCTGAAGGATGAAAGGTGGACGATTCCCACGATCGCTATAGTGTCTGTTTGGAAAACCGTTGGGTACGATGCGGTGATATTTCTTGCAGGTCTTCAAAACATTGACAGGTCCTACTACGAAGCGGCAGAGGTCGACGGTGCAAATTCCCTTCAGAAGTTCTTCTACATCACCTGGCCCCTTCTGTCTCCGACGACGTTCTTTCTGCTCATCGTCTCCCTAATAGGTGCCTTCAAGGTCTTTGCAGAGATTTACATACTCTACGATGGACTTCCAGGGCCGTACAACAACAGTGGAATGACCCTCGTGTACTACGTGTTCGATCTGTTCTACAGACAACAGAGGATGGGAATCGCTTCAGCGGCGGCGTACATCCTTTTTGCCATCATCCTCATCTTCACCTTCATACAGTACAGGGTTGGAAGAAGAGCGGTCGAGTACGTATCGTGAGGTGGTAGTGTGAAGAAACTGATCGTTTATCTTCTTCTCATATTTGGAGCCGTGGTGATGCTTGGACCATTTGTCTGGATGGTGCTCACTTCCTTTAAGGCACCCTCTGAGGTCCAGCAGTGGCCTCCGAAGTTCTACACCAAGAACTTCTCATTCTCCCGCAATGTGAAGGTGATTATGAAACCGGGTGTTCAGAGGGTGCCCAGGGGAGTCAGTCTGAGGGAAGCCTACTCGTTGAGAATGGGGGAGGAAAACCTCCTTGCCATCGTCGTGAACGACGATCCGTTCTACAGAGGAACGGTGACGATCCCTCTGAAGGGAGCAAGATACACAACGAAGGTGAACGACGAGAAGGTTAGAGAGATTGCCTCGAAATCTCCTGTTGAGTTCTCATGGAACACACCGGAGGAGTTCTTCGAGCAGTTCTTCATTCACTACAAAAGTGGTGCAAGTCCTTACTTTCAGAGGGCAACTTTGATAAACGAGATTTCGGCTGCGATAGAGAGTTCGCTGAGAACGATCTCTCAACTTGAAAGGTTCACAGAACTGAGAATAAAAGACGACGCAGAAAGAGAAAGGTTCCATCTATTTCTTGAAACCAAAAAGAAAGAACTCTCCACACTCCGAGAGAACGTAGAGAAGATGAAAGCAGGAAGCACACTCGTTCTCTCCGACGACGAAATAAGAGATCTCCATGCATTACTGAAAGGTGTAAGCCTCGAGTATTCTGGAAGCAACCCCCTCGTTTCCGTGTACGAAAAGAGGGTAGCCTTTCCCATTGAAGAGATAAAAGAGAACATCTCCTACTACCTTGAAGTCAGTGAGTTCTTCCAGAACGCACAGAACCTCACGGTCGAAAAAAACATCGTTGCAAGGGCGATGAGTGAAAAAGAAAGAAAAGAGCTCTTTTTGAAGAAGATAGAAAACTTCTCCGACAAGGAACTCGTCGAAAAACTCCTTGAAGAATCGAAAAATCCAGTGGAAGAGTACGTGGCTTTGAAGGAACAGGAAATCTCAAAAAAATACAACGTGGATCTTCTCACTATCGCTTCAGTGAAACCCGTTGTTTCTTCTCTCATCACGCTCGCCCAAGAAAGCGGCATTGAAGCGGAGAGTTTCTCTCAGATGCTTGAAGAAATGAACACCAGACTCTCCGAAAGCAGCACCTACAAGATCTTGAAATCAAAGCTCTCTCAGCTCAACCTGAGCGAAGATTTGCTCAACGCGGTTGCACAATATCTCAAAGATGTTGCCCTTCTCAGAAAAGCCTACGAGGATGCGATGAGTTCCTGGAAGATCGTGGAAGCTCCAGATTTCGTGAAAGAAGTTCGGGTGAAAAACGGCGAAGTCGTAGAGATTCTTCTTGATAGTGTTCCCGCAATATTTTTGAGCGACGAGTCCGTGAACTCTGTGAAACTCAGGTTTTCCTTCCGTGAAGTTTTGGCGAACATCTTTCAGAACTACGTGGATGCCTGGAACGCTGCTCCTTTTCCGAGGTACTACTTCAACACCTTCTTCGTTGCCTCTTCAACGACCATCCTTGAAGTGATCACCGCTTCCCTTGCCGCATATGCCTTTTCCTGGATGGTCTTTCCAGGAAGGGATTTCATCTTCGGACTCTTTCTTGCCACGATGATGATCCCAGGGGAAGTCC
This genomic window from Thermotoga sp. SG1 contains:
- a CDS encoding ABC transporter permease subunit; its protein translation is MKKLIVYLLLIFGAVVMLGPFVWMVLTSFKAPSEVQQWPPKFYTKNFSFSRNVKVIMKPGVQRVPRGVSLREAYSLRMGEENLLAIVVNDDPFYRGTVTIPLKGARYTTKVNDEKVREIASKSPVEFSWNTPEEFFEQFFIHYKSGASPYFQRATLINEISAAIESSLRTISQLERFTELRIKDDAERERFHLFLETKKKELSTLRENVEKMKAGSTLVLSDDEIRDLHALLKGVSLEYSGSNPLVSVYEKRVAFPIEEIKENISYYLEVSEFFQNAQNLTVEKNIVARAMSEKERKELFLKKIENFSDKELVEKLLEESKNPVEEYVALKEQEISKKYNVDLLTIASVKPVVSSLITLAQESGIEAESFSQMLEEMNTRLSESSTYKILKSKLSQLNLSEDLLNAVAQYLKDVALLRKAYEDAMSSWKIVEAPDFVKEVRVKNGEVVEILLDSVPAIFLSDESVNSVKLRFSFREVLANIFQNYVDAWNAAPFPRYYFNTFFVASSTTILEVITASLAAYAFSWMVFPGRDFIFGLFLATMMIPGEVLLVPNFITISKLGWIDTYYALIVPWIVSVFAIFLLRQHFLTIPKELFDAAKIDGCSHWRFLWQIVVPLSRPAVITSALLKFVGSWNAFLWVLIVTNSENYRTLPVGLQAFSSDVGTQYNLLMAAATFSILPVVILFIFTQKYFIQGIARTGLK